From the Psychrobacillus sp. FSL K6-4046 genome, one window contains:
- a CDS encoding acyltransferase: MNFIHEAAELGENTTVGHFSVIEEGAKIGDNVRIGNRVTIHAGTIIGDGTTIDDGAVVGKQPKPAKTSTMQITKEIPPLELGKECTIGANTIVYRGAKVGESTLIADLATVREDVEIGSFVIIGRNVTVENFVTIGNRTKIQSNSYITAHSTLEDHVFIAPCVTTTNDNYMGRTEARFDKIKGAIVKRGARVGGASIILPGITIAEETFVAAGAIVTKDTEEKTVIKGFPAKFLKNVPEEELL, translated from the coding sequence ATGAATTTTATACATGAAGCTGCTGAGTTAGGCGAGAATACGACAGTTGGACACTTTTCTGTTATAGAAGAAGGAGCAAAGATTGGCGATAACGTTCGCATAGGCAATCGTGTAACAATTCACGCTGGTACCATCATTGGTGATGGTACCACCATCGATGATGGTGCCGTAGTAGGCAAACAGCCTAAGCCTGCCAAAACAAGCACAATGCAAATTACGAAAGAAATTCCTCCTTTAGAGCTTGGCAAGGAATGTACAATTGGAGCTAATACAATTGTGTATAGAGGAGCAAAAGTCGGAGAGAGTACGTTAATTGCTGATTTAGCAACGGTTCGAGAAGATGTTGAAATTGGTTCTTTTGTTATCATTGGTCGCAATGTTACAGTTGAGAACTTTGTAACGATTGGTAACCGTACTAAAATCCAATCGAATTCATATATCACCGCTCATTCTACTCTAGAAGATCATGTATTTATCGCACCATGTGTGACAACTACAAATGATAACTATATGGGAAGAACGGAAGCACGCTTCGACAAGATTAAAGGAGCTATTGTTAAACGTGGAGCTCGTGTAGGTGGAGCGTCTATTATTCTACCTGGTATAACAATAGCAGAAGAAACATTTGTAGCAGCTGGAGCAATAGTAACAAAGGATACAGAAGAGAAAACTGTTATAAAAGGTTTCCCAGCAAAATTCTTGAAAAATGTACCTGAGGAGGAGCTTCTTTAA
- a CDS encoding nucleotide sugar dehydrogenase, producing the protein MSTYYEELLAKIENHTAVIGVVGLGYVGLPLAVEKAKAGYKVIGFDVQESKVQQVNEGINYIGDVVDVDLKQMVESGHLTASTDYGSISAVDAVAICVPTPLDIYQQPDTSYVESSVNEIAKYAKKGTLVVLESTTYPGTTEEIIKKALEDKGFVTGEDIFIAYSPERIDPGNKSFNTKNTPKVVGGITEKCTTVAAAMYSNVLEGDVHKVSSPAIAEMEKIFENTFRHINIALANEMAILCEKMGIDVWEVIDAAKTKPYGFMAFYPGPGLGGHCIPIDPFYLTWKAREYNYHTRLIELAGEINNTMPEYVITRAMQILNDEGKALRNANVVLLGVAYKKDIDDMRESPSLKLVELLIQQGANFKTVDPHVTTFRVAGETHETVELTDELLDSADLVILATDHTGFDYAHIAQKSKVIFDTRNAFKGIDTPNRYIKL; encoded by the coding sequence ATGTCTACATATTATGAAGAATTATTAGCAAAAATTGAAAACCACACTGCAGTTATTGGGGTAGTTGGTTTAGGTTATGTTGGTTTACCACTTGCGGTTGAAAAAGCTAAAGCTGGCTATAAAGTAATTGGATTTGATGTACAAGAATCTAAAGTTCAACAAGTAAATGAAGGAATTAACTATATTGGTGACGTAGTAGATGTTGACTTAAAACAAATGGTTGAGTCAGGACATTTAACTGCCTCTACAGATTATGGTTCAATTAGTGCAGTAGATGCAGTTGCTATCTGTGTACCGACTCCATTAGACATTTATCAACAGCCTGATACTTCTTATGTTGAAAGCTCAGTAAATGAAATTGCTAAATATGCTAAAAAAGGTACACTAGTAGTTCTTGAGTCAACAACTTATCCAGGTACAACAGAAGAAATTATTAAAAAAGCATTAGAAGATAAAGGATTTGTAACAGGAGAAGATATTTTCATCGCTTACTCACCTGAACGAATTGATCCAGGTAATAAAAGCTTCAATACAAAAAATACACCAAAGGTAGTTGGTGGTATTACGGAAAAATGTACAACAGTAGCTGCTGCAATGTACAGCAATGTATTAGAGGGTGACGTGCATAAGGTTTCTAGTCCGGCTATCGCTGAGATGGAGAAAATTTTCGAAAACACATTCCGTCACATTAACATCGCTCTAGCTAACGAAATGGCTATTCTTTGTGAGAAAATGGGAATTGACGTGTGGGAAGTAATCGATGCTGCTAAAACAAAACCATACGGCTTTATGGCATTCTACCCAGGCCCAGGATTAGGCGGTCACTGTATTCCAATCGACCCATTTTACTTAACTTGGAAAGCTAGAGAATACAATTACCACACTCGCTTAATCGAGCTTGCTGGTGAGATTAACAATACGATGCCTGAGTATGTAATTACTCGTGCAATGCAAATTTTAAATGATGAAGGTAAAGCGTTAAGAAATGCAAATGTTGTACTTTTAGGTGTAGCTTACAAAAAAGATATCGATGATATGCGCGAATCTCCATCTTTAAAATTAGTAGAACTATTAATACAACAAGGGGCTAACTTCAAAACAGTTGATCCTCATGTAACTACATTTAGAGTTGCTGGAGAAACACATGAAACTGTGGAATTAACAGACGAGTTGTTAGATTCAGCTGACCTAGTTATCCTAGCTACTGATCATACTGGCTTTGACTATGCTCATATTGCACAAAAATCAAAAGTTATTTTTGATACTCGTAACGCGTTTAAAGGAATTGACACTCCAAATCGCTATATTAAATTATAA
- a CDS encoding DegT/DnrJ/EryC1/StrS family aminotransferase, with translation MKVPMLDLSEQYASLKTEVLEALDGVMSSSVFILGSNVKKLEADIAEYSHVAHGIGCGNGSDAIHIALQAAGIGAGDEVITTPFTFFATGGAIVRAGATPVYCDIDPVSFNIDPAEIEKHITDKTKAIIPVHLYGQMADMVSIRKIADKHNLIVIEDAAQAIGAKQGDFTVGELGDAATYSFFPTKNLGAYGDGGMVVTNNDDIAEKSRVIRVHGSKPKYYHAVLGYNSRLDELQAAVLNVKFPHLDTWSEQRRAHADFYTQLLNEKVGEYIKTPVKVEGFHHVFHQYTILTERRDELQAYLKENGVDTMIYYPLPLHIQPVFESLGYKLGDFPNAEKAANEALSLPMFPELKEEQQQFVVEKIAAFFSGK, from the coding sequence ATGAAAGTACCAATGTTAGATTTATCGGAACAATATGCATCGCTAAAAACAGAAGTTTTAGAAGCGTTAGACGGAGTTATGAGTAGCTCTGTTTTCATTCTAGGAAGCAATGTTAAAAAACTAGAAGCGGATATTGCCGAATATAGCCATGTGGCACATGGGATTGGTTGTGGGAATGGTAGTGATGCAATTCATATTGCATTACAAGCAGCAGGTATAGGTGCTGGAGATGAAGTAATTACAACTCCATTTACATTCTTTGCTACTGGTGGAGCAATCGTCAGAGCCGGTGCAACACCTGTTTATTGTGATATCGACCCTGTTTCTTTCAATATAGATCCAGCTGAGATAGAAAAGCATATTACGGACAAAACGAAGGCTATTATTCCGGTTCACTTATATGGTCAAATGGCTGATATGGTGAGCATTCGTAAAATTGCAGACAAGCATAACCTAATTGTGATTGAGGATGCTGCACAAGCAATTGGAGCTAAACAAGGTGACTTTACTGTTGGTGAATTAGGAGATGCAGCAACTTATAGCTTCTTCCCGACTAAAAATCTTGGAGCTTACGGTGATGGCGGTATGGTTGTTACCAATAATGATGATATCGCAGAGAAATCTCGTGTTATTCGTGTACACGGTAGTAAACCAAAATATTATCATGCTGTGCTTGGTTATAATAGCCGTCTGGACGAGCTTCAAGCAGCAGTATTAAATGTTAAGTTCCCTCATTTAGACACTTGGAGTGAGCAACGTAGAGCTCATGCAGATTTTTACACTCAATTGTTGAATGAAAAGGTTGGAGAATACATTAAGACACCTGTAAAGGTAGAAGGTTTCCATCATGTATTCCACCAATATACTATTTTGACAGAGCGTCGAGATGAGCTTCAAGCTTATTTAAAAGAAAATGGAGTAGATACAATGATTTATTATCCACTACCATTACATATCCAACCGGTATTTGAAAGCTTAGGGTATAAACTAGGAGATTTCCCGAATGCAGAAAAAGCTGCAAACGAGGCACTTTCTTTACCAATGTTCCCTGAGTTAAAAGAAGAGCAACAGCAATTTGTTGTTGAAAAGATTGCTGCTTTCTTTTCTGGAAAATAA
- a CDS encoding MraY family glycosyltransferase, with translation MDIKLLLAFIISMATAIAVTPLVIKFAHIIGAVDKPSERKVHQKVMPRLGGLAIFIAVTVGYFVAGLYEAKITGIIVGALIIIVLGIIDDKYEISAKIKLLGQILAACAVMGSGLTIEVLNIPFLGVFELGIFSYIVTLFWILAITNAINLIDGLDGLSAGISSIVFASIAFLAFSADKMLILTLSLILLGSTLGFLFHNFHPAKIFMGDTGSMFLGYAIAVLSLLGLFKSVTLFSFVVPILILGVPIFDTSFAIIRRLVNRKPISVADKSHLHHRLLALGLSHRDTVLVIYGFGLIFSISAITFETLTLRWAIFIILFILIAFEIVAEKIGLVNDEYRPIISVFQKVVGYKRN, from the coding sequence TTGGATATAAAATTACTTCTTGCTTTTATCATATCTATGGCCACGGCAATCGCAGTTACCCCTTTAGTAATTAAGTTTGCACATATAATTGGGGCTGTGGATAAACCTTCTGAAAGAAAAGTTCATCAAAAAGTGATGCCTCGCTTAGGCGGACTTGCAATTTTTATAGCAGTAACAGTTGGTTATTTCGTTGCGGGATTGTATGAAGCAAAGATTACTGGAATTATTGTAGGTGCTCTGATTATTATCGTGCTTGGTATTATAGACGATAAATATGAGATTTCTGCAAAAATTAAGTTATTAGGTCAAATATTAGCAGCTTGCGCTGTTATGGGTAGCGGGTTAACAATTGAAGTTTTAAATATTCCTTTTTTAGGTGTATTTGAACTTGGTATTTTCTCTTATATAGTAACACTGTTCTGGATTCTTGCTATTACGAACGCTATCAACTTAATTGATGGATTAGATGGCTTATCAGCTGGAATATCTTCAATCGTATTTGCAAGTATCGCATTTTTAGCATTTTCTGCTGATAAAATGTTAATACTTACATTGTCTCTTATCTTACTAGGGAGTACGCTTGGGTTTTTATTTCATAATTTCCACCCAGCAAAAATCTTTATGGGTGATACAGGGTCCATGTTTCTTGGATACGCTATTGCTGTCCTTTCGTTATTAGGACTTTTCAAAAGCGTTACATTATTTAGTTTTGTTGTTCCTATTTTAATCTTAGGAGTACCAATTTTTGATACTTCCTTCGCTATAATTCGACGGTTAGTTAATCGTAAGCCGATATCGGTGGCAGATAAGTCTCATTTGCATCATAGATTGCTTGCACTTGGCTTGTCTCATCGTGATACCGTATTAGTAATATATGGTTTCGGTTTGATATTTAGTATATCAGCGATTACATTTGAGACACTAACTTTACGTTGGGCAATTTTTATTATTTTATTTATATTAATTGCATTTGAAATTGTTGCAGAGAAAATTGGGTTAGTGAATGATGAATATCGACCAATTATTTCTGTTTTTCAAAAAGTTGTTGGGTATAAGCGTAATTAG
- a CDS encoding phosphodiester glycosidase family protein: MKRKLLYLVVVFAVVTSSLFQPSQVEAQATKVYWDGILMVPGQVGKIKVVKPINLWKRTSDGLVFERILKPGEQYRVYRYDNLYGGQYGLGGGMYITKMAGYVDYKTPSKAKLRELENAQGGSTVTPPVGTPASNLFPKEAIPTLSIGKVAAQAITQIAPGVRKKLIDIDGALGAQKLFVIDYDGKTSNIQMKAELAKDQVVGFETTSSQANSVPQNDSYHVVAGVNGDYFDKTGQPVDLMMIDGSIVATPQTALSDLAVLGITSNKKAIIGAPQVSMNLSVNGTSYPINSVNRKRLADHLVVYTRDFAPTTSTNELGTEVRVKIDSGKLNGGETLAGTVTEVISGVGNAALNTNEIILSGHHFASDFLKGINVGDQIEISTKFTPAEWNDVREAVSGRYHLVKNGVLQTIKVAGVAPRTAVGVRKDGSLFTAVIDGRTTQSKGLSLQNTAKLMKDLGANYAMTFDGGGSSTVVVRELGNTKVTVANTPSDGYERSVANSLLFVSTYKTGPAVTISPASNVLEVFQGATYTNLSVPVKGIDQYMNPVAISGNGKVTSTILSTVNGKQVVNAKPGTYAGMVTYEGKTTNIQLRVTNTIDSIKASENYLQLAKGQAVQLSVSGIKNGQAVLTDASAFTFSSTVGTVQANGKYTAPNKDGIGTINVKYGNKSLTIPVIVGEVAPTILESFNKGIFNYEATSDKAKSVSVTSVANDRDGSKAIKLTYDFKDTTGTSGAYINAKTNLTISTPLKKIGMWVKGDGKGNWLRSQVVDATGKTVQLDFDKNVTWTDWRFVTANVPAGLSYPLKMDLPVRYMQTENAKKANGEIIIDDIQAIYKD; the protein is encoded by the coding sequence ATGAAACGAAAATTGCTATACCTTGTTGTCGTTTTTGCAGTGGTCACGAGTTCACTATTCCAACCAAGTCAAGTAGAAGCGCAAGCAACGAAAGTGTATTGGGACGGTATTTTAATGGTTCCAGGTCAAGTGGGAAAAATTAAAGTAGTAAAACCGATCAACCTATGGAAACGAACATCAGATGGTTTAGTATTTGAGAGAATTCTAAAACCAGGAGAGCAATACCGTGTCTATCGCTATGACAATCTTTATGGTGGACAATATGGGCTTGGTGGCGGAATGTATATTACTAAAATGGCGGGGTATGTCGATTATAAAACACCGTCTAAAGCTAAGCTTCGAGAATTGGAGAATGCTCAGGGTGGGTCAACAGTTACCCCCCCTGTAGGTACTCCTGCTTCTAACTTATTTCCAAAAGAAGCTATCCCTACTCTATCCATTGGTAAAGTAGCTGCTCAGGCTATTACTCAAATTGCTCCCGGAGTAAGAAAAAAACTGATAGACATTGATGGGGCACTAGGGGCTCAAAAGCTTTTTGTCATTGACTATGATGGAAAAACTTCCAATATTCAAATGAAGGCAGAGCTTGCGAAGGATCAAGTAGTTGGGTTTGAAACAACTTCCTCACAAGCAAATAGTGTTCCGCAAAATGATTCTTATCATGTCGTAGCAGGCGTTAACGGCGATTATTTTGATAAAACAGGTCAGCCAGTAGATTTAATGATGATTGATGGATCTATTGTAGCTACACCGCAAACTGCGTTAAGCGACTTAGCTGTACTTGGGATTACTTCTAATAAGAAAGCTATCATTGGTGCACCTCAAGTTTCTATGAACCTTTCTGTAAATGGGACATCCTATCCTATTAATTCGGTTAATAGAAAAAGATTAGCAGATCATCTAGTTGTCTATACTAGAGACTTTGCTCCAACAACAAGCACTAACGAGCTTGGCACAGAAGTACGTGTGAAAATCGACTCAGGTAAGCTAAACGGTGGTGAAACACTTGCTGGTACGGTTACCGAAGTGATATCTGGTGTTGGAAATGCTGCTTTAAATACGAATGAAATTATTTTGTCAGGTCATCATTTTGCTAGCGATTTCCTAAAGGGAATTAATGTAGGTGACCAAATTGAAATATCTACTAAATTTACTCCAGCCGAATGGAATGATGTTCGAGAGGCTGTAAGTGGTAGATATCATTTAGTAAAAAACGGAGTACTACAAACGATTAAAGTAGCAGGTGTTGCACCAAGAACAGCTGTTGGAGTTCGAAAAGATGGTAGTCTATTCACTGCTGTAATTGATGGAAGAACTACTCAAAGTAAGGGGCTTTCCTTACAAAATACTGCAAAGCTGATGAAAGATCTTGGAGCTAACTATGCGATGACCTTTGATGGTGGTGGTTCCTCTACGGTAGTAGTAAGAGAGCTTGGTAACACAAAAGTGACGGTAGCCAATACTCCTTCCGATGGATACGAGCGCTCGGTAGCCAACTCACTACTCTTTGTGAGTACGTATAAAACAGGTCCTGCGGTAACTATTTCTCCAGCATCTAACGTACTTGAAGTATTTCAAGGGGCGACCTATACGAATCTATCAGTTCCTGTAAAAGGGATTGACCAGTATATGAACCCAGTTGCAATTTCAGGAAATGGAAAAGTTACTTCTACTATATTGTCTACTGTAAATGGTAAGCAGGTTGTCAATGCAAAACCAGGGACTTATGCAGGAATGGTTACTTATGAAGGTAAGACTACTAATATACAGTTGAGAGTAACAAACACGATAGACAGTATTAAAGCATCTGAAAATTATTTGCAATTAGCGAAAGGGCAAGCCGTTCAGCTTTCCGTAAGTGGGATTAAAAATGGACAAGCAGTTTTAACGGATGCTAGTGCATTTACATTTAGTAGTACTGTAGGTACTGTTCAAGCGAATGGTAAGTACACAGCACCAAACAAAGATGGAATTGGAACGATTAATGTAAAATACGGAAATAAGTCTTTAACTATTCCTGTCATTGTAGGTGAGGTCGCACCAACTATTTTAGAGTCATTTAACAAAGGTATCTTTAACTATGAGGCTACTAGTGACAAAGCTAAAAGTGTTTCCGTGACGTCCGTTGCTAATGATAGAGATGGGTCAAAGGCTATCAAGTTAACCTATGATTTTAAAGACACGACTGGTACTTCAGGAGCTTATATTAATGCTAAAACGAACCTTACAATTAGCACACCGTTAAAGAAAATAGGAATGTGGGTTAAAGGTGACGGTAAAGGTAACTGGTTAAGATCTCAAGTAGTTGATGCTACTGGTAAAACGGTTCAATTGGACTTTGATAAAAATGTAACTTGGACCGATTGGAGATTTGTTACAGCGAATGTTCCTGCTGGACTTTCTTATCCATTGAAAATGGATCTTCCTGTCCGTTATATGCAAACAGAAAATGCTAAAAAAGCAAATGGTGAAATCATCATTGATGACATTCAAGCTATTTATAAAGACTAA
- the secA gene encoding preprotein translocase subunit SecA, producing the protein MLQSIKKMISGEVIELNQLKKIVNKINALEDSFTQKNDAELQAYTNTFREKLNEGISPEELIIEAFAVVREASKRVLGMRHYDSQLMGGAVLTQSQIAQMQTGEGKTLVATLPAYVMAAYGKGTHIITANEYLATRDYEQMKPLFEFLGLSVGLNVAGLEKEEKQAAYLCDITYGTGTEFGFDYLRDHMIQREDELVQRPLFYALIDEVDSILIDEARTPLIIAGKSNASLNLFPVMQMVVESFEDKREYDYYPETKQIVLLDEGADRLEEAFGIDNVYDREHREFLHIAMQTLRAKVVMRKDVDYIVKDDKIQIVDQYTGRIMEGRTYSDGLHQAIEAKEKVSIKEENNTQASVTIQHYFRLYSHISGMTGSAMPSRDEFWETYNLRVTEIPTNKPNKRIDMETVVYLSSEDKMKKIVAETKKHHEVGRPVLIGTTSIEQSEKLSNFFKEEGLKHNILNAKTEEDEAELISNAGQMHKIMLATNMAGRGTDILLGEGVAELGGLHIIGTELHSSARIDMQLRGRSGRQGDPGSTQFIVSLDDELFYYYDEEEFAKYKKKVKTDESGLIISPNPTKFVYNVQKVIEGMHFSSRSHLLKLDDVNNDQQKVIYNYREKALKLENMQSLIQIAIQERLNYFLKDMLEMDAAGEAALHQEVIDEIKIIGTLTTTEPIDYSNFTAESKEQLQKELNVVYRMALDELENDVDEDTWKDIQSIYIETLDRYWISHLGNLHHLREGISVRGYGQEDPYRLYSFDALDMFNNMLNAFFRDISRYFLQVNSSKAEE; encoded by the coding sequence ATGTTACAATCTATTAAAAAAATGATTTCAGGAGAAGTCATAGAGCTAAACCAGCTAAAAAAAATTGTAAATAAAATAAATGCCCTAGAAGATTCATTCACTCAAAAAAATGATGCAGAGCTACAAGCATATACAAATACTTTTCGTGAGAAGCTTAACGAGGGAATATCACCAGAGGAGTTAATTATTGAAGCATTTGCTGTCGTTCGAGAAGCCTCTAAACGTGTGCTTGGAATGAGACATTATGATTCTCAGTTGATGGGAGGGGCTGTTCTAACACAATCTCAAATTGCACAAATGCAAACGGGAGAAGGTAAAACGTTAGTGGCTACCCTACCAGCTTACGTGATGGCTGCTTACGGAAAAGGAACACATATCATTACCGCGAACGAATACTTGGCTACTCGAGATTATGAACAAATGAAGCCCCTTTTTGAATTTCTTGGTCTTTCCGTTGGACTTAATGTAGCTGGACTGGAAAAAGAGGAAAAGCAAGCTGCTTACCTTTGTGATATTACATACGGAACAGGGACAGAGTTTGGTTTCGACTATTTAAGAGACCATATGATCCAACGAGAAGATGAGCTCGTACAAAGACCGCTTTTCTACGCATTAATCGATGAAGTAGATAGCATTTTAATAGACGAAGCAAGGACACCTTTAATCATTGCAGGTAAGTCTAACGCAAGCTTAAATCTCTTCCCTGTGATGCAGATGGTAGTAGAATCGTTTGAGGATAAAAGAGAATACGATTATTACCCAGAAACAAAACAAATTGTATTGTTAGATGAAGGTGCAGATCGTCTAGAAGAGGCCTTTGGAATCGATAATGTATATGATCGCGAACATAGAGAGTTTCTTCATATAGCAATGCAGACGCTTCGCGCAAAAGTAGTTATGAGAAAAGATGTCGACTATATTGTGAAGGACGATAAAATACAAATCGTTGATCAGTATACAGGACGTATAATGGAAGGCAGAACATATAGCGATGGCCTTCATCAAGCAATAGAGGCTAAAGAGAAGGTTTCGATCAAAGAAGAGAACAATACACAGGCATCTGTTACCATTCAACATTATTTCCGTTTGTATAGTCATATCTCTGGAATGACTGGCAGTGCTATGCCTTCACGCGATGAATTTTGGGAGACTTATAATTTAAGAGTCACAGAGATTCCTACGAACAAACCAAACAAGCGAATTGATATGGAGACTGTTGTCTATTTATCTTCTGAAGATAAAATGAAGAAAATTGTTGCTGAAACTAAAAAGCACCACGAAGTTGGGCGTCCTGTTTTAATTGGGACAACCTCTATAGAGCAATCAGAGAAGCTATCCAATTTCTTTAAAGAGGAAGGCTTGAAACACAATATTTTAAATGCTAAAACAGAGGAAGATGAAGCAGAGCTTATTTCTAATGCAGGTCAAATGCATAAAATTATGCTAGCTACTAATATGGCAGGCCGAGGAACGGATATCCTTTTAGGCGAAGGTGTAGCAGAGCTTGGTGGTTTGCATATTATCGGGACCGAGCTTCACAGTAGTGCTCGTATTGATATGCAATTACGGGGACGTAGTGGTCGCCAAGGTGACCCAGGCAGCACACAGTTTATCGTCTCCTTAGACGATGAACTATTCTACTACTATGATGAAGAAGAATTCGCTAAGTATAAAAAGAAAGTAAAAACAGATGAGAGTGGTTTAATAATTTCCCCTAACCCAACTAAATTTGTTTACAATGTACAAAAGGTTATTGAAGGAATGCATTTCTCAAGTAGATCACACTTATTAAAATTAGATGATGTAAACAATGATCAACAAAAAGTGATTTATAATTATCGTGAAAAAGCATTGAAACTGGAAAACATGCAATCACTCATTCAAATTGCTATACAGGAACGCTTAAATTACTTCTTAAAGGATATGTTAGAAATGGATGCTGCGGGAGAAGCTGCTTTGCACCAGGAAGTGATTGATGAAATTAAAATAATCGGCACGCTTACTACCACGGAGCCAATCGATTACTCTAACTTCACTGCGGAAAGTAAGGAACAATTACAAAAGGAACTAAATGTTGTTTACCGAATGGCACTAGATGAACTAGAGAATGATGTAGATGAAGATACTTGGAAGGACATCCAAAGCATTTACATTGAAACGCTAGATAGATACTGGATTTCTCATTTAGGAAACTTACACCACTTGAGAGAAGGTATTTCCGTTCGCGGCTACGGACAAGAAGATCCTTATAGACTATATTCATTTGATGCATTAGACATGTTCAATAACATGCTTAACGCCTTTTTCCGAGATATCAGCCGCTACTTTCTACAGGTTAATAGCTCTAAAGCGGAAGAATAA
- a CDS encoding cache domain-containing protein yields the protein MRGSLKSKLLVLALIVILLPLSILGLNNYLLAKKELDELGKMGIQNGTYAILDLIDELNKEVEKGVITMEEAKARVADKIIGPLKEDNKRSITNPASYGKNFYYYVMDDKGNLLVHPSLEGENLYDNQSEDGQYFIRDSIEKALNGGGYVSYNWPLPSDEAQVEPKIAYSIEDPNWGWIIVAATYERDFNKGAHTMLFTTIVTILIALLLGLVLFWYFARKMTTYLKKIMVLTSDIADGKLSGNEIPIETRDELGQLALNVNTMKNSLEEMVSQTKVSSDHMRGSSEVLSAVIEETTAAADEISHVITEISKGAVIQAEEAEVASDKVNDLSTVIEKTLKQYNEIIVGVSQMTSVQENGLSNINTLTTNTDRLQAVMDVLQATFTQLTNRMGQISQIVQTINDISAQTNLLALNASIEAARAGEHGKGFAVVAEEVRKLSEGTQVATDSVRNLLKQIEQDTRLAEIQMTETQSISNEQMDSVEYTKQSFMELTKSIQQIKEELIYLNEEMNIMYSNREVVVGAISNIAAVAEESAAATEQMNASIEEQNNAINSIMNSALQLQQEAENMHDLVSRFK from the coding sequence ATGCGTGGTTCTTTAAAAAGTAAACTTTTAGTTCTGGCTTTAATCGTTATATTACTACCTTTATCAATACTAGGCCTAAATAATTATTTGTTAGCTAAAAAAGAATTAGATGAATTAGGGAAAATGGGGATTCAAAATGGTACCTATGCAATATTGGATTTAATTGATGAATTGAATAAAGAGGTAGAAAAAGGCGTTATAACAATGGAAGAAGCAAAAGCACGAGTTGCAGATAAAATTATCGGTCCTTTAAAGGAGGACAATAAACGTTCAATCACTAATCCGGCATCCTACGGGAAGAATTTCTATTATTATGTTATGGATGATAAAGGCAACTTATTAGTACACCCTAGTCTAGAAGGGGAAAACTTATATGATAATCAGTCGGAGGATGGTCAGTATTTTATAAGAGATAGTATAGAAAAAGCATTAAATGGTGGGGGGTACGTGTCTTATAACTGGCCACTTCCTAGTGACGAAGCTCAAGTGGAACCAAAAATTGCATATAGTATAGAGGATCCCAATTGGGGGTGGATAATTGTAGCAGCTACATACGAAAGGGACTTTAATAAAGGCGCACATACTATGTTATTTACAACCATTGTGACGATTTTAATAGCGCTCCTGTTAGGATTAGTACTGTTTTGGTACTTTGCTAGAAAAATGACAACTTATTTAAAGAAGATTATGGTTTTAACCTCGGATATAGCAGATGGAAAGCTTAGTGGAAATGAGATACCAATAGAAACAAGGGATGAGTTAGGTCAGCTTGCATTAAATGTGAATACTATGAAGAATAGTTTAGAGGAAATGGTGAGTCAAACAAAAGTATCTTCAGACCATATGAGAGGCTCCTCCGAGGTGCTGAGTGCTGTAATAGAAGAAACTACGGCAGCTGCTGATGAAATTTCACATGTTATTACAGAAATCTCTAAAGGTGCAGTTATACAAGCAGAGGAAGCAGAGGTAGCTTCTGATAAAGTAAATGATTTGTCTACAGTTATTGAGAAAACACTTAAGCAATATAATGAAATTATTGTAGGGGTTAGTCAAATGACAAGCGTACAAGAAAATGGTTTATCTAACATAAATACCTTAACTACAAATACTGATAGATTGCAAGCAGTGATGGATGTCCTACAGGCTACTTTTACTCAACTTACTAATCGAATGGGACAGATATCTCAAATTGTTCAGACCATTAATGATATATCTGCCCAAACCAATTTACTTGCTTTAAATGCAAGTATCGAAGCTGCAAGGGCAGGAGAGCATGGAAAAGGATTTGCGGTAGTAGCAGAGGAGGTAAGGAAGCTATCAGAAGGTACTCAGGTAGCTACAGATAGTGTACGTAATCTTTTAAAGCAAATTGAGCAGGACACACGTTTAGCAGAAATTCAAATGACGGAAACTCAATCGATTTCAAATGAACAAATGGATTCAGTTGAATATACTAAACAATCATTCATGGAGTTGACTAAATCCATTCAACAAATAAAAGAAGAACTTATTTATTTAAATGAAGAGATGAATATCATGTATTCTAATAGAGAAGTGGTTGTAGGGGCGATATCTAATATTGCAGCCGTTGCAGAGGAGTCTGCAGCAGCAACAGAGCAAATGAATGCCTCAATTGAAGAGCAGAACAATGCTATTAATTCTATTATGAATTCAGCCCTTCAACTTCAACAGGAAGCTGAAAACATGCATGACTTGGTATCGAGGTTCAAATAA